The segment GACTGAACATATTTGCACTTTTTGTAGTTGTATAAATTTTCCCAATAGAATAATAATGAAAAGCTGTTCAATGAGGACTGATTTAATAGAATGTTGGCAGGGGAGAAAATCTAGGAGCCACATAAAGACTGTTCACTCTATTTACTAACACAGAACATACCTGTTCCCTCCCAgtattttaatattcattttacTGTCCTTATAAGATGATTAGCCAAACGGGTGATTTTATGTTCAATCTGGTGCAAGTAATGTCTGTTTTACACCAATTTATCATTATTCTTCTAATAACAAACACTAGCTCTCCTAATGTCCCTCTTGCATAGCAATTAGTTGATAAAGTAACGGCATAAACCTGAAAactcggggaggggggggggggggatgcatcAGGCTGCGGAAAACCACACAaaagatgcaatttttttttttttttttaacgtggttcTCACTGAGGAGATTGGTCAAATTTCATTTTAAGTATGATGCTCATATTGTAAAGTAAATTTGCACTATGGGAATGAATCTTAAAAAGATACAGGTTAGAAAAGGTTGATCAGCAAGTTGCTACCAAATGCATGTGGTTTGTGTCACACATATTGGACGCGATTTTATGCAAACCACAGAATAGATAATGCAGTTTTGACTTTATTAGAAAACCACACACCTATATGTAAGGGCATCACAAAATTCTACATTGTCAGACAGTAGGCCAACAGGGGTTTAGAAAAGGTGGTGCTGCCCTTAGCAAGTGACAAAAAGCCAGTGTcgtgattggctgctatgagcaaATCCACCTTTTATAATCCATTACCTGCAGAACACAACGAAAGACAAAAACAGTAACATGACAAATATACTTCATGTTTCATGACCCAGAAATTAAATGTTAAaccgaaaaaaaaacattttgcagagCGGTGCAGTTTTCATCACTTTAATTTTAATGGGAGATGAACAACATCACAGCAAAGGCCGTTCTGCAGATGTTTCGGCAATACGGTCTTTGAGTTCCGCTTATTTGCTGCTCCACGGAATGCCACGCTGCACTGCATTTGTGAACTTGTAGTACGAAATGAGTAGAGCTGGGACAGCAATTGTAAATTCATTCTAAAGTGTGATATGGTCAGGGTAGGACTGGTAACAACTTTTGGCCAGTGAAACGCACAAGCTTTTTCTGCCAAAATTGTAACAAGGAAAGTATTTTACAAAACAGTTTTGAAAGCTAGTTTTATTACCTTTTCATTTTctagattgctcagcttagagcgTTTATTAACCTATGGGACAAGACACAAATAGCTCACTATCTGTTTGAAAATATATTGTGTACTACccactaataaaccaaatatgaattatattttaACTGGAAAAGGAAGTGTATTATTTATTCAAAACAGAGCAGTTAGTCCTGAAGCTGACTTATCCCGAATCCTGGCCTTACAAGAATTATTGTGggttaatacaaaatataaaactgcTAGATATTTTTTACATCCATTGTTTTTTCCCCACAAAAGAATAAACAAACATTCCCAATAGCTTAAATGCCCAGCACTATAGAGAATACCAGGTTTCTTAGTAGAAAACACTATTGTGCAACAATACATACAGTCTACGATGTGAAATCTTGATGTAGCTACAAATGCAGCGACCCCCACTATGTGCCTGGGGAAGAATGGTCCGATAAACAGTTATAGGAACCATTGTAAACCAGCAGCACTGTCCAATTACATCACTCTGACGATAATTCAGAACCCAGAGGTCTCCTACACAGATCATGAGTGTGTCTCCATCTGCATAGTGGGCTCCAATGCCAATCTTCAGCTTTCAAATAAAAGTGAATGTCTGCTGATCAGTGTTACAAACATAAATTCATTTTGTATCCTTAAGGTCCTTGCACAGTAACTACCAGGTTACTTGGGGATCTCTCTAGGTCAGGGGTAGGcaagggtaggcaacctgcggctctccaggtgttgtgaaactacaagtcccagcatgctttgccattagaTAACCACCAGaaaggtggcaaggcatgctgggatttgtagtagagaaaaggtgccagacagacagaaaacggggcgggggggggggggggggatggggggagaaaaggtgccagacagacagaaaagaagaggggagaagagaaagattGCCACACAGGaaacgggggggaaggggggaataaTATTGCccactactgtgtagcataatatcaactgggggcactattggggcataatatcaactgggggcacttttgtggcataatatcaactgggggcacttctgtggggtaaaatatgattttggggcactactgtggggtaaaatatgattttggggcactactgtggggtaaaatatgattttggggcactactgtggggtaaaatatgattttggggcactactgtggggtaaaatatgattttggggcactactgtggggtaaaatatcaattgggggcatgtactcaggcatgagggaaggagaagaatgttaatataatgtgggaggctGGCTatcaatttaatggtggagtttaggtgggggctaattatttaatttgtgctattttatttgtggggtgatgtgggttaattttatattagaggctagcaatttaagatagggtgattggacctttcaattaatagtccccaaaccaccccagcattaaattagagtggggctgtttgggaaaaaaaatatgaatttcatggcagtgatggttgcaggaaatagcatttacgtttaataaataaacctatttccctccctccaaacaatcccagccataaatgaaatagcttttacgtttaataaatataccatttCACTTATggctgggattgtttggagggagggaaataggtatatttaatcagcagcagcagctatttatattaaatgtaaatactagtattttaatgttgggactggatggaggcctaattataaaacatgggttgtattgattaaacaacagggctggttggagttttctaaattacatgtacccatttttttttcccaaatagggcctccaacattccagtatccagacaaggagcaactgaactaaagacaccaggagccagaggtggtgaaagtaacaagacaggtaggaaaaagcaggacagtctgccaactgtcctgaatctggtggggaagtcctgaattttggtgactgtctcgtttagtgagatttgatccaactacaaggacagttgggaggtatgtcccgcttcacactgtactgcttgtgaagccagagctgtgtgcaactaacagtattgcacacagtattgccagtatttgtctaacatttgtctaaaatgatagccatattACATAATAGTggctccctgtcttaaacaccccaggccccccaagtgttaatccagctctggttagcaggagggagcgcatagctgctccaagtctctggataggacacaacCTGCAGgacaagccgaggagctctaggtctcacaagattatcttgtgagactaagagcttccctgctcactctacaggaagttcccaccctgatggatgtcagcagcaccagaagcatagataagtacagtgggctgggggtgtcataatgtgcctcggggggtggcgtgataaatgtaatgttttattttaatttatgtatcattgccccatgtggccacacccacaacacaatgtggtcacgcctttttcggtgctgccgcgcaggcccacctcggtttctttcctgctggaactaaggggggcctgtggactataaatgccagggctgatttttagtcccagtccggccctgcttcaaTCAGTCCATGTGCAGTCTGATAGGTCCATactacactgcacacacacacgtgCCCCAATGGCAGAAGCAACACTAGAAACTGGTGAATGACGTCACAAAGCAGAGTAACAGCATTTGTGCAGAGTCTCACTATGTTTCCTTGTTAATAAAAATCACCAAATGAGACTCCAATGGGAAAGCCTCTTGACCCTACTCAATCAATTAGTTTGGCTCAGACACATTATCTGTACTCCCAGAGCGAAGACAGAGTATAACATCTACAACATTCTACCTGGTCATGGTACGTGTTTAGTTCCAGAAAAGAGGCGCTTCTTAATCTGGTTGTTGTTGTCAATTCCAAGCACATAAATCTTCAGCTTATTCAAGTattaggctgggcacacactatttCTCCCAATGTaaatctgtaaactctatggagatctgcctacactgctggtggtgagggcatacacacttcagaattttcccaacatcgttccatccaTGGATATATTTAGTccttttataaaatcaaatgatacaatgtgttttgcAACGATAAAACTTGATTTTGGGAGTGTTCACACTTATGCGATATCTGACCTaactatcgtgccaatcacatgataaacgactatcaggtgaaaaacctgtaaagtgtacccagcctaacccaCTTAGTGCTGtccaaaatacataaacaatgcAATGAGCAGCATCCTATACCCAAACAGAAAGTTTGTAGCACAATCTGTTACAATGTTTGATTTGAAATCATGATTAGTGCAAACACCTTGGATTTTTAGCTAGTTACAGTAACCCACTTGGTTAAACCACTTCCAGAGATTTCTCAACACTGGGTGTGCATCCGTTATATTCAGCGAGATATAGATAAATACACTTCAGGTTATTTCAAGGTATCTCCAGAGTCAATGTGGGATTTTGCATtatcttattttaaaatatgcaatatgatacaTGCTCATCAAGTTCTTAGAGAGCTAAATAAATGCTTTAAATGCACTTATGTACTAAAGATGcgttttgtttttctattacaTGCCATTGGATATGCCAAGGTTACTGATTAAAAACCACAGATGTTAAAGTCAGCCACCAGTCAAATCAGGGACAGGAAAGAAACACTGTATAATCTACACAGCAGAAGGCAAACGGCTGTGCAGTCTATCTAGTGGAATAGCAACTGTACTCCATACTAAAAGTGCCTGTGATGTAAGAGTTCCACATACtctgcacataaaaaaaatccacacaatgttctataaatacacacaaaaacaaCAGGAGCAGAAAGACAATCCAGAGGAGCATTAGGGTGCATGGGGGTGTCAGAAAAATGTAAATCAAGGGATCAGGAAAACAAAACGACAAGAATAGACGTTACACATGTAACTAATCCTTCAGCAGAAGTCATCCCCAATCCACCAGAGTAGCAGCCATCAGCTGTTAGAGTCAGCATTAACTCAGGGACAGTAAGTAACCCACCACCCAGTCTTCCCTAACATGCACCCTTCAATGGTCATATGTAATTTACATCTCCACCGGCTGTGTAACCTCAAAATGATGTATAGGTGGCAACCAAGTCTAAACAATGCGCAATGAGGAGGCAGGTggcttattatatatttgtaactgagaaacctgcattttatttacaaaatagaaTAGCAGCTCTTCTACGGTTTCATAGCAATGTGctggggatttatttatttttctttgtgttaTGTAAGAATCCCTGGTTTATGATGGTGAAGTGCAAGGTACATCAGTAAGAGCTAAAAGTGAGCGGATTTCCTTTATGTCCTCTTCTGGATCATTATCCGGACCAAGGACATATTGGGAATGGAAGTGGAAGGACTAAAGTATCCCCCCTGGAGGTGCTGAAATAAGGCGTACATAGAACATAGGCTGTCTGTCCTCCCCCTACTGTAGCACCACTGGAAGTACAAATGCTGCAGCCCCATCTTCCACTCCTCTTCCCTTTCTCAACAATTATAATAAACACAATTAGAAAATAGTTGCTTTGGACATGCACAAAGGATCATTTTCTTTGTATACTATATTTTTCAGAACAAGAAGCTTTTTAGAAATCCTAATTTATGTCTTACAATGTTCTGGTGTCTGGTTGCAAGCAAACAGCTAGGCAGAATTACAATCACTGAGGAGGAACACTGTGGTGAAAGCAGATAGTGGTGCCGTAACAACTGTGCAATGTTGTGTGTAAAGGCCACTGCTAGGATATGCCAAGGCTGCAATCACTTACATTAGCTGGTGGCTGGTTAGCACAGCAACAGCCTGGAGTGTGACAAGCTACAGAGAGCAGAAGCCCAAACCCAATTGACTTGAGTCTTAGGGGTACATTGACTAAAACATCTAAAAAGTGagagtggaggtgttacccacagcaaccaagcagattctagctagcatttatctagTCCATTCaggaaaatgacagctacaatctgattggctgctatgggctacacctccacttttcctttttagaaggtttgataaatctacccctgtgtATGCCACAGGATTTACTATTTAGTAGCCAAGTAAAATATATTGCtgatcataaaaataaaaaacaacacttCTTAAATCTAAAGGGTATGATGATCAATACAGTCTGTATTATGTTTAATAGACAAGGGTCTCAATAAGTAAATGTAGGTTTGATAAACAGTGTATGTGTGCCCCTTTGTAGGGAATAGCATTAGAACATGATTTTGATTAGTTTAAGCAGGCAGTACACAACAAGTTTAAAAAGAGATGATCATAGTTACCCATGTTCTGGGCTCAGCCTCATTGTTAAAAACCCCCTGCCTGTATACAGATTTTAAGGAGAATAATAACCTGTAGCAAGTTGTGACCGCAGCATTATATTGTTCAAAAGGAGGAATTTGAAGAGGGGAGCGGACATTGGACATCTCAAGTGAAGACTGCATATGATTGGACAGGTACTACAGCTTATCATGCGTCATATGAACCATATACTGTACATCACGCAATCTTCTCCTACACACAATATTTCTGTTGGGAATAATATAATGCTGTGCCAGTTATTTACTACAGGTGAAGAGCCCATTTAAGCTCTTTCAGACAAAGATAGCTTTCCTTTTATTTCTAGAATTCTACCCATCACAGAGGAGGCACTATCATGTGGCAAAGAAATCTTGTGGTCAAGACCAAATAGAAGCTTATTTCTATATAGAGATCATTGTGCGCTCTCCTGAACATATGTACTCACTGTGTAATGCATGTTGAGGGTGTCTCCTTTCCGAGATTTTATAGGGCAATTCTCCACTCTCTTCTTCACTCCAATTTGTAATTTCTTGCTTCCCTCTTTAGCAAGAGCTGAGGGGAGCAGGGAAAAAACGAGGAGGCAACACAAAGGCGTGAGCAACAGAGCGTTCATGGCGATGGTAAGATGGGCACCCAAGCAGGTAACAGTCACACACAATTATATattctgcagaggaaacaaaaaatGGAAAGCAAAAGTAAGAAGAGGTCTTTGTTCTAAAAATGAGCATAAGATGGAAGGACTGGACAGACAGGCACAATAATATGATCAGTAATATATTCTAATGTAAATGGATAAGAGGGCATAATACAACGGAAATCTACACTATGGACACTTTTGGTAATAGGACACACAAGAcctgcacaaaaaaaataataatgatcgCAATTGCATACATAGGGGGACATCTTTGCAGATGTTCTTATTCATTATTAGAACCTTATGATCCAAACACAAGGTTCCCTTTAAATCATAGAATGGGAAGCTTCTGACAAAGTAATAACAGAAATACGGCCCTTGCTAATATAAAACAGCAGAAAATACAATCTAAGAGATAGCTAGATAATAGGGTAATGGGATCTTCTCTTTCACAAGATAGATGAAAGGATGAACCACACAGGGGAATTCCGATTATATATAATGGTCGGCAATGTTATATTGGTAATAACACTTACCTTGATTGCTGGCTCTGTTCAGAGAGATTAACAGGTAGAATTCATTTTTTTGCCACAAAGGGCAGCAGCACCATTATATTTTATCAAAATTACTCCCACCCTGTCCCATTTAAAGAACAGCTCCTCAAAGCCCTGACGTACCACTTCCTACAGGGGGGGGACCTTTATTAGGGATAGTTCCTCAAACACGTCATATAAAATGATCAGCATGCAGTATACAGCACCTCCATATAGCACCTGGATTTAGCACCTTaaagagaaataggaaagcaGCACCAGTAATCAGCTTAGTGCAGTGAATCAAAGTGCACCCAAAAGTGTTTTATTCCCCCCAAAAGGTGACAAATTAACAAATAGTTACCCAAAACACCCTCCCCCTTACCCATTAAAGACAGATGCACACAACACGCACACATAACAGTTTAGTGTCTCCCCCATTTACTGAGGTATATTACCACTTTTTCCTACTCAAGGTTCCCCTTTATCGGACACCCCAGGTTTTGCACTACGAGGAGTCCACTTTGTGTTGTCTGTCATGAAATATGGCCCTCTGTGTTTCCTAGGCTCTCTGGGAACCCATACATCCTCCTCAACTAATGGCCATACAGAACCCTGCTTTCCTGCCTCTTGTTCCCTCATTATCCATACCTCACCCCCTGAAACTCTTGatcctcctccacctctcctCCCATCATCTCTCCTTGCCCATTCTCTTAACACCCACACATCTTGTTgcttctgtccctctcctcttgCCTCCCCTCGGCATCCCCAAACTGGTGCTTCTTTTCCCCTTCTGTGGCCTGACCCTGCTCGACAAGAGCCTTCCCAACCTTGCCACCAATTCACCCATTCTTGCAGTTGAGGGGTATCTCccattctccctcctttcttTGTGAGGGGTTCAGGGATATCCCCTAGTTCTGCACCACCACCACCTTCTCCATTACCTTCAACTGAGCTTTCCCCTGCACGAAGAGTACTGCTCAATGAATAACCACACTCAGTGGACCTCACATCACCAATGTTATCACTATCAACTTCTGAAGTGCCCTCAGTTTCTCCTAAATAGAGATGAAGGCACCAACACCAACTGCCACCTTCCTCAACAGTCCCACTTCCATCTAGACTGGACTGAACCAATGACCTATGCTTTTGATGAGCAGGGGAAGAGCAAGTCTGTGCAACAAGATCTGTGTGCTGGTCATTTGTAAGGTTGGAATTCTTCTCCTCCATCTCACCATCCCAATCTCTTTCACCCCTTGCTAAACCACTAGAATTCTCTCTGCATATGGTATGATAGGTACCTTGGTCCATTTCATTTCCTTCCCCAGATCCACTGGATCCATTTCCTGGACTCCTAAATTCCTCCCTATAACTCACATAACATTCTGAACACCCCTTATGATTTTTCCTACTTTCAGGAATCTCTTCTCTATAGCTCTTCACAACCTCAAGATCATTTTTCTCCTTAGGGACAAACAGGACCTCTTTTGAACCCCTCATTTCTGTACCCACCTGTTCTCCTTTGTTCCCATTaatctctcccctctccctcagtCCCTCTTTGGAAATCTTTAGGTTTGTTACCTCAGTTCTGCAACTGTTCAGAACACATTGTGAGTTTCCTTCACTAcatccatctcctgtatcctgaGGTATGTCCTCCTCttctacactgtgccccctgtacAGATCCTGAAAGCCACTCTCCTCCATTCTTTGGTGACCAGCTCCCTGACCAACGTCGATGCGACCACCACTAACCCGGCCTCTCTTCTTTTCCTTAGATGATTTGCTCTTCCTTTGCCTTTTCTGTAAGATTTGTTTATCCAATTGACACCTGTCTAACACGTGCATCTCACCCTGGTCCTTCTCATCTCTTTCTTTGTACATTTCTTTCTGGTCCTTTTCCCCACCTCCACCAACACTGCTGTCATATTGCAGTTCACTAATAAGGTCTTGCTGGCCTGACCCTTCCTTTCTGTAATTATTGCTCTCTTGGTGGATTATCTGTCCATTAGAGTGGCTTCCATTACTTATATGCCAATTATAGTCACTGACCACCTCCTGGGAATGCTTCTCTCCATCGCACCCCCCGTTTCCACTTGTCACCTCCCGGGGGCAACTGTCACAATTGCCCTTTCCCCAATATTTCTCTTCATCTGTGTAGCTCCTGGTCAGGCCCAGAGCAGCACCGTCTTCTAGCTGCATCCCGGTGGGATACTGGGGAGAGCTATCCTCTGAGTAGCACCTGATTATTTCCAGAGACCCCCGCTCTGATTTCCCGAGGTTCCGTGCATCCCTCATTACCACCTCCTCCTGCAGGAGCCTGTCCTCACTCCCCTCCTCGGCCTCTTCCCTGCAGCTTGTATCTCCCTCCTGAGTCTCTTTGTCCTCCCCGATGTCCCGGATCACCTCCTGGGAGCCCCTCTCCGTACTGCGCCCCATGATCAGCTCCTGTGGGCCCCTGATAACATCCCATGTCACCCTGGCTACACCCCGGTGTcttctcctctccctcccccgTGCCCCAGCACCCCGTTCTTCCCCCGGTCTCCTCATCCCCCTTCCCGGGACTCCTGCC is part of the Mixophyes fleayi isolate aMixFle1 chromosome 10, aMixFle1.hap1, whole genome shotgun sequence genome and harbors:
- the LOC142103590 gene encoding uncharacterized protein LOC142103590; this translates as MGRSTERGSQEVIRDIGEDKETQEGDTSCREEAEEGSEDRLLQEEVVMRDARNLGKSERGSLEIIRCYSEDSSPQYPTGMQLEDGAALGLTRSYTDEEKYWGKGNCDSCPREVTSGNGGCDGEKHSQEVVSDYNWHISNGSHSNGQIIHQESNNYRKEGSGQQDLISELQYDSSVGGGGEKDQKEMYKERDEKDQGEMHVLDRCQLDKQILQKRQRKSKSSKEKKRGRVSGGRIDVGQGAGHQRMEESGFQDLYRGHSVEEEDIPQDTGDGCSEGNSQCVLNSCRTEVTNLKISKEGLRERGEINGNKGEQVGTEMRGSKEVLFVPKEKNDLEVVKSYREEIPESRKNHKGCSECYVSYREEFRSPGNGSSGSGEGNEMDQGAKSRCYMEVLYTAC